A stretch of Metabacillus sp. FJAT-52054 DNA encodes these proteins:
- a CDS encoding DUF1992 domain-containing protein has protein sequence MDFFTIAAEDKIKKAIKDGEFENLQGMGKPLKLEDLSGIPENLRMAYKVMKNAGMLTETDLKKERMTIDHLLSSATSEEEQQELTAKRLRNEQELEKILKKRSAFSSPASAFYKEKVERTLLGKEGRMR, from the coding sequence ATGGATTTTTTCACGATTGCCGCGGAGGATAAGATAAAAAAGGCGATTAAGGATGGCGAGTTCGAAAATCTGCAAGGAATGGGTAAACCTCTGAAGCTTGAAGATCTATCTGGAATTCCGGAAAACCTCCGTATGGCTTATAAAGTAATGAAAAATGCAGGAATGCTCACGGAAACCGATTTAAAAAAAGAACGGATGACGATCGATCATTTACTCAGCAGCGCAACCAGTGAGGAAGAACAGCAGGAGCTGACAGCTAAGCGGCTGAGAAATGAACAGGAGCTAGAGAAGATTCTAAAAAAACGAAGTGCATTTTCCTCTCCTGCCTCGGCATTTTATAAAGAGAAGGTAGAGCGTACTTTATTAGGAAAAGAAGGCAGGATGCGTTAA
- a CDS encoding DUF429 domain-containing protein: MFVIGIDLSGPSNHKDTAAAFFELAGEELKLLSLESGLSDAGILKLIEKTNGFPLTIGIDSPLSYNDGGGDRPSDRWFRREMVKHGLKSSSIMPPTLTKMVYLTMRGISLAALFERVRTDIRIAEVHPGAAMMTRLSEKEKEHGRLYKKSAESRTYLLQWFESQNILGIPQGQSMTPHEIDAIAAAMAARDWIVSYPKALFPKQPPHHPYDFLC; this comes from the coding sequence ATGTTTGTAATAGGAATTGATTTGTCGGGACCTTCTAATCATAAAGACACCGCAGCTGCTTTTTTTGAATTGGCAGGGGAGGAGCTGAAGCTTTTATCTTTGGAATCGGGCTTAAGTGATGCTGGGATTTTAAAGCTAATAGAAAAAACGAACGGATTTCCTCTTACGATAGGGATCGATTCTCCGCTGTCCTATAATGACGGAGGCGGGGACAGGCCATCTGACCGGTGGTTCCGGAGGGAAATGGTTAAGCATGGACTGAAATCGAGCTCAATTATGCCCCCGACCTTGACGAAAATGGTGTACTTGACAATGAGGGGGATTTCACTTGCCGCTCTGTTTGAAAGAGTCAGGACCGATATCAGGATTGCTGAGGTCCATCCTGGAGCAGCGATGATGACGAGGCTTTCGGAAAAGGAAAAAGAGCATGGACGGCTGTATAAAAAGTCCGCAGAATCAAGAACCTATTTACTGCAGTGGTTCGAGAGCCAAAACATATTGGGCATTCCACAAGGGCAAAGCATGACACCACATGAAATTGACGCCATCGCTGCGGCAATGGCAGCAAGAGATTGGATTGTATCTTATCCGAAGGCCTTATTCCCGAAGCAGCCGCCGCATCATCCATATGACTTTTTGTGCTGA
- a CDS encoding cation diffusion facilitator family transporter, which translates to MNAPKIAFLSVLSNSFIVILKIAVGIVTGSVAVLSEAIHSSLDLLASLIAFFSVRLSNRPADKEHPYGHGKVENISGTIETLLIFVAGIWIIYECVHKLLHPEPVHLPILGIGVMVLGAIINFAVSRVVGNVAKKTNSVAMKSNALHLLTDVYTSLGVAVSLLLVSLTDWYFLDPIIGIILAVYIMSEAYKLMKESFPPLLDARLSPADEQQIVEIVEAYSDRYIEFHNFRTRQAGPENYVDFHLVVSSEMDIATAHQLCDQIEADINEQFDKMEVLIHLEPEHEQLNKEEEISRG; encoded by the coding sequence ATGAATGCACCAAAAATTGCTTTTTTATCCGTCCTAAGCAATTCATTTATTGTTATTTTGAAAATTGCAGTCGGTATCGTTACGGGGTCTGTAGCGGTATTATCAGAAGCGATTCACTCATCCCTGGATTTACTCGCATCACTCATTGCCTTTTTTTCTGTCAGGCTGTCAAACAGGCCAGCCGATAAGGAACATCCATATGGACATGGGAAGGTTGAAAATATTTCAGGAACCATTGAAACACTGCTGATTTTTGTAGCAGGAATCTGGATTATTTATGAATGTGTGCATAAGCTGCTGCATCCTGAACCCGTTCACCTTCCGATTCTCGGAATTGGGGTTATGGTGCTTGGAGCTATTATTAATTTCGCCGTTTCAAGGGTTGTCGGGAATGTAGCGAAAAAAACAAATTCCGTTGCGATGAAATCCAATGCACTTCACCTTTTAACGGATGTCTACACATCGCTTGGAGTTGCAGTCAGCTTGCTGCTCGTCAGCTTAACAGATTGGTATTTCCTTGATCCGATTATCGGAATTATTTTAGCTGTCTACATCATGTCAGAGGCGTATAAGCTGATGAAGGAATCCTTTCCTCCGCTGCTTGATGCAAGACTTTCGCCGGCCGATGAACAGCAGATCGTTGAAATTGTGGAAGCTTACAGCGACCGTTATATCGAATTCCATAATTTTCGGACGCGTCAGGCTGGGCCGGAGAACTATGTTGATTTCCATCTTGTTGTTTCGTCTGAAATGGATATTGCAACCGCGCACCAGCTATGTGATCAAATTGAAGCGGACATCAACGAGCAATTTGATAAAATGGAGGTTCTGATTCATTTGGAACCTGAACATGAACAGCTGAATAAAGAAGAGGAAATAAGCAGGGGCTAA
- the treP gene encoding PTS system trehalose-specific EIIBC component yields the protein MSNHKQSAQEIVEAIGGKENISAATHCVTRLRFALKDESKVDKEKLESIDVVKGSFSTNGQFQVVIGQGTVNKVYNEMAEQTGIGEASKDDVKSASEKNLNPLQRAVKMLADIFIPILPAIITAGLLLGINNLLTGKGIFFKDSLITVYPQWADLAGIINLIASTAFTFLPVLIGWSAVKRFGGNPLLGIVLGLILVNPALLSAYEYGTAKDIPVWNLFGLEIEKIGYQGQVLPILVASYLLAVIEKFLTKRVPDAIQMLVVPPVTLLITGFASFIAIGPLTFALGNLLTDGVITLFSNFAAVGGLLYGGLYAVLVITGMHHTFLAVDLQLAAAGGTFLWPMLALSNIAQGSSALAMMLVAKDEKQKGLAGTAALSAYLGVTEPAMFGVNLRYRYPFIAAIIASAIGGLVISISGVKAFSIGIGGLPAFLSISKEYWLSFGIGVLIALVVPFVLTFIMAKMKKAK from the coding sequence ATGAGCAATCATAAACAATCTGCACAAGAGATTGTCGAGGCAATCGGCGGAAAAGAAAATATCTCTGCAGCTACACACTGCGTCACACGGCTCCGGTTCGCTTTGAAGGATGAAAGCAAAGTAGATAAAGAAAAACTAGAAAGCATCGATGTTGTAAAAGGCTCTTTTTCAACTAACGGGCAGTTCCAGGTTGTAATCGGACAGGGAACCGTTAACAAGGTTTATAACGAAATGGCTGAGCAGACAGGAATCGGTGAAGCGTCAAAGGATGATGTGAAATCTGCATCAGAGAAAAATCTGAATCCGCTGCAGCGTGCTGTCAAAATGCTTGCGGATATCTTTATCCCGATTCTTCCCGCCATCATAACGGCTGGTTTATTGCTTGGAATTAACAACCTTCTCACAGGAAAAGGAATCTTTTTCAAAGATTCTCTTATTACCGTTTACCCTCAATGGGCTGACCTTGCGGGAATCATTAACCTTATAGCAAGTACCGCCTTCACCTTCCTGCCAGTTCTCATTGGCTGGTCGGCAGTAAAGCGGTTTGGCGGAAATCCTCTTCTCGGTATTGTGCTGGGATTGATTCTTGTTAACCCTGCTCTGCTTAGTGCCTATGAATACGGGACTGCAAAGGATATTCCAGTCTGGAACCTATTCGGCCTGGAAATCGAAAAGATTGGGTATCAAGGTCAGGTTCTTCCAATTCTTGTCGCATCTTATCTGCTTGCCGTTATTGAAAAATTTCTTACTAAACGGGTACCGGACGCCATTCAAATGCTGGTTGTACCGCCCGTTACGCTATTAATCACTGGATTCGCATCGTTCATTGCGATCGGACCTCTTACATTTGCTCTAGGAAATCTGTTAACAGACGGAGTTATAACCCTGTTCTCAAACTTCGCAGCCGTCGGCGGATTGCTGTATGGCGGTCTTTATGCCGTGCTTGTTATTACCGGAATGCATCATACTTTCCTTGCGGTTGACCTGCAGCTCGCTGCGGCGGGCGGAACCTTCCTATGGCCAATGCTTGCACTCTCAAACATTGCACAAGGGTCTTCAGCTCTGGCCATGATGCTTGTTGCTAAAGATGAAAAGCAAAAAGGACTTGCTGGAACCGCAGCCTTATCTGCTTATCTCGGTGTTACGGAACCGGCTATGTTTGGAGTGAACTTACGTTACCGCTATCCGTTTATCGCAGCAATCATTGCCTCCGCTATCGGCGGCTTAGTGATCAGCATCAGCGGAGTAAAAGCATTCTCGATCGGAATCGGCGGTCTTCCCGCTTTCCTATCCATTTCAAAAGAATACTGGCTATCATTTGGGATCGGTGTACTCATCGCACTCGTCGTCCCATTCGTGTTAACGTTTATCATGGCGAAGATGAAAAAAGCAAAATAA
- the treC gene encoding alpha,alpha-phosphotrehalase, with protein sequence MKHPWWKKSTVYQIYPKSFNDTSGNGTGDIQGIIEKLDYLKELGVDVVWLTPIYSSPQKDNGYDISDYYHIHHEYGTMEDFDRLLAEAHDRGLKIIMDIVVNHTSTEHEWFKQAAQSKDNPYRDYYIWRESKKDGSAPTNWVSKFGGSAWQLDQTTGENYLHLFDVTQADLNWENEKLRKDVYDMMNFWFEKGVDGFRLDVINLISKNQDFPDDDGTIAPGDGRRFYTDGPRVHEYMQEMNREVFSKYDAMTVGEMSSTTIDHCIRYSNEEGTELSMTFNFHHLKVDYPNGEKWAVADFDFLKLKDILSTWQVKMNEGRGWNALFWCNHDQPRIVSRYGNDGEYRLESAKMLATVIHMMQGTPYIYQGEEFGMTNPKFEHISQYRDVESLNMYKILQQEGRSEEEILEILKSKSRDNSRTPVQWNTDQHSGFTTGTPWIPVASNYKEINADAAVKDKDSVFYHYKKLNQLRKEVEIVTDGDYQLILEDHPEIFAYIRNGEGEKLLSVNNFYAKETQFELPAHLSFDGYDVEILISNYEDSPETAEKISLRPYESIVYHLTKQ encoded by the coding sequence ATGAAACATCCATGGTGGAAAAAATCAACGGTTTACCAAATTTATCCGAAAAGCTTCAATGATACGTCAGGAAACGGAACGGGCGATATTCAGGGGATTATTGAAAAATTGGATTATTTGAAGGAGCTTGGAGTGGATGTCGTTTGGCTGACCCCAATCTATTCATCTCCTCAAAAGGACAACGGCTACGATATTAGCGACTACTATCATATTCATCACGAATACGGCACAATGGAAGATTTCGACCGCCTGCTTGCAGAAGCACATGACCGCGGTTTGAAAATCATTATGGACATCGTCGTGAACCACACTTCTACAGAGCATGAATGGTTCAAACAGGCAGCACAGTCCAAAGACAATCCGTACCGTGATTATTACATTTGGAGAGAATCAAAAAAAGATGGAAGCGCCCCAACGAACTGGGTTTCTAAATTCGGCGGATCAGCATGGCAGCTTGACCAAACCACAGGCGAAAACTATCTCCATCTGTTCGATGTGACACAGGCTGACCTTAACTGGGAAAACGAGAAACTGCGAAAAGATGTATACGATATGATGAACTTCTGGTTTGAGAAGGGGGTAGATGGCTTCCGTCTGGATGTCATCAATCTTATTTCAAAAAATCAGGATTTCCCGGATGATGACGGCACTATTGCACCGGGAGACGGCCGCAGGTTTTATACTGACGGACCGCGCGTTCATGAATACATGCAGGAAATGAACCGCGAAGTTTTCTCCAAGTATGACGCCATGACGGTTGGAGAAATGTCATCTACAACGATCGACCACTGTATCCGCTACTCAAACGAGGAAGGCACAGAACTGAGCATGACTTTCAACTTCCACCATCTGAAGGTTGACTATCCGAATGGAGAAAAGTGGGCCGTCGCGGACTTTGACTTTCTAAAACTAAAAGACATTCTTTCTACATGGCAGGTCAAAATGAACGAGGGCCGCGGCTGGAACGCGCTGTTCTGGTGCAACCATGATCAGCCGAGAATCGTCTCGCGTTACGGAAATGACGGAGAGTACCGGTTAGAATCAGCCAAGATGCTTGCCACCGTCATCCACATGATGCAGGGAACCCCGTACATTTATCAGGGTGAAGAATTCGGCATGACCAATCCGAAGTTCGAACACATCAGCCAATACCGTGACGTGGAGTCGCTGAACATGTATAAGATCCTGCAGCAGGAAGGCCGAAGCGAAGAAGAGATTCTTGAAATCCTGAAGAGTAAATCAAGAGATAATTCCCGGACTCCGGTTCAGTGGAATACGGATCAGCACTCAGGATTTACAACCGGCACCCCTTGGATCCCTGTTGCTTCGAATTATAAGGAAATCAATGCAGACGCCGCCGTAAAAGATAAGGATTCCGTATTTTATCATTACAAAAAGCTAAACCAGCTCCGCAAGGAAGTAGAAATTGTGACAGACGGAGACTATCAGCTGATCCTGGAAGATCATCCTGAAATATTCGCTTATATCCGTAATGGAGAAGGCGAAAAACTGCTGAGCGTGAACAATTTTTATGCAAAAGAAACACAATTCGAATTGCCGGCACATCTTTCTTTTGACGGCTATGATGTGGAAATATTGATCAGCAACTATGAGGACAGCCCGGAAACAGCAGAGAAAATTTCATTGCGTCCTTACGAATCCATCGTATATCATCTAACCAAACAGTAA
- the treR gene encoding trehalose operon repressor codes for MAKTKYQVVYQELLETIQEGRLKPGEVLPSENVLSDKYEASRETIRKALNLLAQNGHIQKIKGKGSVVLDTQRMSFPVSGLVSFKELSKTFGSQTVTNVHQLALIKADDRVSKHLTCGADDEVWKIVRSREIKGEKIILDKDFLDKRIVPALTEEICKNSIYEHLEGELGLKIGYAEKEITVEECTSEDRAYLDLYDFTHVVVVKNYVYLEDTSLFQFTESRHRLDKFRFVDFARRGQV; via the coding sequence ATGGCAAAAACAAAATATCAAGTGGTGTACCAGGAACTGCTGGAAACCATTCAAGAGGGCAGGCTAAAACCTGGAGAAGTGCTCCCCTCCGAAAACGTCCTGTCCGACAAATACGAAGCATCGCGGGAAACAATCCGCAAAGCCCTAAACCTTCTTGCCCAAAACGGCCATATTCAGAAAATAAAAGGGAAAGGTTCAGTCGTACTGGACACCCAGCGAATGAGCTTTCCCGTATCCGGCCTGGTCAGCTTTAAAGAACTATCAAAAACATTTGGCTCCCAAACTGTAACAAATGTCCATCAGCTCGCGCTTATCAAAGCCGACGACCGAGTTTCAAAGCACCTGACATGCGGAGCAGACGATGAAGTGTGGAAAATCGTCCGTTCCAGGGAGATTAAAGGTGAAAAAATCATCCTGGACAAGGACTTTCTCGACAAGCGCATCGTCCCGGCCCTAACAGAAGAAATTTGTAAAAACAGTATCTATGAACACCTGGAAGGCGAACTAGGCCTGAAAATTGGCTACGCCGAAAAAGAAATCACCGTCGAGGAATGCACAAGCGAAGACCGTGCCTACCTTGACCTCTACGACTTCACCCACGTCGTCGTCGTGAAAAACTATGTATACCTTGAAGACACAAGCCTATTCCAATTCACAGAATCCCGCCACCGGCTCGACAAATTCCGGTTCGTTGATTTTGCGAGGAGGGGACAGGTTTAA
- a CDS encoding FAD-dependent oxidoreductase: MECDVLIAGGGISGLTAAAFLAERGLEVTVAEASSEWGGCAGKFQRGPFLFPAGATLGMGFEQGGIHQRLFEKLGISFPYALPLETVMGIHTPAGYLEYKQNRTRHLEELGNMFPEAAERIVSFYQEIWKIGSEVKKLLGTLPVLPPASLRDIGDLLFSLKPSSVTVLPYFYKTVGQLLKKHRLHELFGFVHLLDAQLIDSMQTDSANCSAIMGAYALTIYHEGAFYIEGGLNRLAHVLSTAAKNSGAILEKRTWIQSVTQNKAGMFFATDQKGRRWTAPHFISTVPVQNLLELMDEPLKKKIGLRYEKKAQSRQWGTMTLYLAVKEDIIPDGTPLFQQVLTDEHGQMAEGAHLFLSLSSKEDRLRAPEGYRTLNVSTHTDLALWDTKEKYDAYKKQLRHKMIDGVKKALPLIEKGIVKEEIGAPKAWERFTKRKDGMVGGLPQTLDHALFNSLSHRTGVKGLWVCGDSIFPGAGTAGVSVSGYHVYRSIMRALGRRYL; encoded by the coding sequence ATGGAATGTGATGTACTTATTGCAGGCGGAGGAATAAGCGGTCTGACCGCAGCCGCCTTTTTAGCCGAAAGAGGGCTTGAAGTAACCGTGGCGGAAGCATCCAGCGAATGGGGAGGATGTGCCGGAAAATTTCAGAGAGGACCCTTTCTATTCCCGGCGGGAGCAACACTTGGAATGGGATTTGAACAAGGCGGTATCCATCAGCGTCTGTTTGAAAAACTCGGAATCTCCTTCCCGTACGCGCTGCCGCTCGAAACCGTTATGGGAATTCACACGCCTGCCGGCTACCTGGAGTACAAACAGAATCGGACACGCCATCTTGAGGAATTAGGGAACATGTTCCCGGAAGCTGCAGAACGGATTGTCTCTTTTTATCAGGAAATCTGGAAAATCGGTTCAGAGGTCAAAAAACTGCTCGGTACACTTCCCGTTTTGCCCCCTGCTTCATTGAGGGATATTGGCGATTTGCTGTTTTCACTTAAACCAAGCAGTGTTACCGTCCTCCCCTACTTTTACAAAACCGTCGGACAACTCTTGAAAAAGCACAGGCTCCATGAACTATTTGGGTTTGTCCACCTGCTGGATGCCCAGCTAATCGACTCCATGCAGACGGATTCGGCAAATTGCTCCGCCATCATGGGTGCCTATGCCCTGACGATTTACCATGAAGGAGCTTTTTATATAGAGGGAGGATTGAACAGGCTCGCTCATGTACTGAGTACTGCAGCGAAAAACTCCGGCGCCATTTTAGAAAAACGAACCTGGATCCAGTCGGTTACTCAAAACAAAGCGGGAATGTTTTTTGCGACAGATCAGAAAGGGAGAAGATGGACGGCCCCTCACTTCATCTCCACCGTGCCTGTGCAAAATTTGCTGGAGCTTATGGACGAGCCACTCAAAAAGAAAATCGGCCTCCGCTATGAGAAAAAAGCACAAAGCCGGCAATGGGGAACGATGACACTGTACTTGGCGGTAAAAGAAGACATCATACCAGACGGAACCCCGCTCTTCCAGCAGGTCCTAACCGATGAGCACGGGCAGATGGCAGAAGGAGCCCACCTCTTCCTCTCTCTATCTTCTAAAGAAGACCGGCTCCGCGCACCCGAAGGCTACCGCACCTTGAACGTCAGTACCCACACTGACTTGGCTCTGTGGGACACAAAGGAAAAATACGATGCCTATAAGAAGCAGCTCCGCCACAAGATGATCGATGGCGTAAAAAAAGCCCTGCCGCTAATCGAAAAAGGCATCGTAAAGGAAGAAATCGGAGCACCAAAAGCATGGGAACGATTCACAAAACGCAAGGACGGCATGGTAGGCGGCCTCCCGCAAACCCTCGACCACGCACTATTCAATAGTTTATCCCACCGGACAGGTGTAAAAGGCCTATGGGTTTGCGGTGACAGCATCTTTCCAGGAGCAGGGACAGCCGGAGTGTCAGTGAGCGGGTATCATGTGTACCGGTCGATCATGAGAGCGTTGGGCAGACGGTATTTGTAG
- a CDS encoding alpha/beta fold hydrolase produces the protein MVWFAVASAFFVLCLAAVSIPLYFSNLIIFPRKVEYHETFAMGVKSGEINAVHFEQIEKEELFIDSKHGYQIHGMFFSVENSKKAVIIAHGITWSLFGSFKYVEMFHKRGYHVLLCDHRYHGLSGGNHTSFGFFEKDDLCAWVDHLFEKLGSHAFIGLLGESLGAASSLQYIKEDSRVGFCIADCPFSDLTALMRLRLALDFKIRFSPLILLTSFVTKIRYGWGFREISPIRELEQVETPILFIHGKEDRFIPLQMSLDLFRKKKKGKKHLYLVPKAGHAQAFLTDRKKYEERVFHFLKEIEILHVKRDPAQ, from the coding sequence ATGGTGTGGTTTGCTGTTGCATCAGCTTTTTTCGTCCTTTGCTTAGCCGCGGTATCGATTCCGCTTTATTTTAGCAACCTTATCATTTTCCCCCGAAAAGTGGAATATCACGAAACTTTTGCAATGGGTGTTAAAAGCGGAGAAATTAATGCGGTTCACTTTGAACAGATTGAGAAGGAAGAGCTGTTTATCGATTCAAAGCATGGCTATCAAATCCACGGGATGTTTTTTTCGGTTGAAAATAGCAAAAAGGCCGTGATTATTGCCCATGGCATCACCTGGTCGCTGTTTGGCAGCTTCAAATATGTCGAGATGTTTCATAAACGCGGGTATCACGTGCTTTTATGTGATCACCGCTATCATGGTCTGAGCGGCGGAAATCATACGTCATTCGGCTTTTTTGAGAAGGATGATCTGTGTGCATGGGTGGACCATCTATTTGAAAAGCTCGGGAGCCATGCCTTCATCGGACTGCTTGGCGAATCGCTTGGCGCTGCCTCTTCGCTGCAATATATAAAAGAGGACAGCCGGGTGGGGTTCTGTATTGCGGATTGTCCGTTCAGTGATTTGACTGCGCTTATGCGGCTCCGGCTTGCTCTGGATTTCAAAATCCGTTTTTCTCCGCTCATTCTTTTAACGAGTTTTGTCACAAAGATCCGGTATGGCTGGGGATTCCGCGAGATTTCACCGATTCGTGAGCTAGAGCAGGTAGAGACGCCGATCCTCTTCATTCATGGCAAGGAAGACCGGTTCATCCCGCTTCAAATGTCGCTTGATCTTTTCAGGAAAAAAAAGAAGGGGAAAAAGCACCTGTATCTGGTTCCAAAAGCCGGCCATGCCCAAGCCTTTTTGACGGACAGGAAAAAGTACGAGGAACGGGTTTTTCATTTTCTAAAAGAAATTGAAATCTTGCATGTAAAAAGGGATCCGGCTCAATAA
- a CDS encoding type 1 glutamine amidotransferase domain-containing protein encodes MGKKVAVLLTNDFEDVEYTDPAKAFKEAGHELTVIEMEKGKTLKGKQGEATVTSDASIDDVKPEDFDALLLPGGFSPDQLRADDRFVQFSKSFMDDKKPVFAICHGPQLLITAKALEGRDATGFKSIRVDMEYAGVNFHDKEVVVCGNQLVTSRTPDDLPAFNREALNLLK; translated from the coding sequence ATGGGTAAAAAAGTTGCTGTATTATTGACAAATGATTTTGAAGATGTAGAGTACACAGATCCTGCGAAAGCCTTTAAAGAGGCTGGACACGAATTAACCGTTATCGAGATGGAAAAAGGAAAAACGCTAAAAGGCAAACAGGGGGAAGCGACTGTTACATCCGATGCATCCATCGATGATGTGAAGCCTGAAGACTTTGATGCGTTATTGCTGCCGGGAGGATTCTCTCCGGATCAGCTTCGTGCGGATGACCGTTTCGTTCAATTCTCCAAATCATTTATGGATGATAAAAAACCGGTCTTTGCGATTTGCCACGGACCGCAGCTGCTGATTACAGCAAAGGCACTGGAAGGCCGCGATGCAACAGGCTTTAAATCCATTCGTGTGGATATGGAGTATGCGGGAGTGAACTTCCATGACAAGGAAGTAGTCGTGTGCGGCAATCAATTAGTAACAAGCCGTACGCCTGATGACCTGCCGGCATTTAATCGCGAGGCATTGAATCTTTTAAAATAA
- a CDS encoding DUF1128 domain-containing protein produces the protein MNLTEKSTENVQYMIDQITTKLRMINIGAIKPDHFDGEMYEELKELYEYVMKKDNFSPSEMQSITEELGKLKK, from the coding sequence TTGAATTTAACTGAAAAATCAACCGAAAATGTACAATATATGATCGACCAGATCACAACAAAGCTGCGAATGATTAACATTGGCGCAATCAAACCTGATCACTTTGACGGGGAAATGTACGAAGAATTGAAAGAGCTGTATGAATATGTAATGAAAAAAGACAACTTCAGCCCAAGCGAAATGCAGTCGATTACCGAGGAGCTTGGCAAGCTGAAAAAATAG
- a CDS encoding GNAT family N-acetyltransferase, producing MKILKASIKDAGTIAPLFNAYRIFYSQPSDLEGAAQFLKDRLEKEESVIFIAEDEYGAAGFVQLYPSFTSVGMQRIWILNDLFVVEHARGKGVGQKLIDQAVELCRETGAKALNLETSITNKGAQRLYEINSFVKTEDCFFYSLRI from the coding sequence ATGAAGATATTAAAAGCCTCCATAAAAGATGCAGGCACAATAGCCCCCCTTTTCAACGCTTACCGGATATTCTACAGCCAGCCCTCCGATTTGGAAGGTGCGGCACAATTTCTAAAAGACCGGCTTGAAAAAGAGGAGTCCGTCATCTTTATTGCGGAAGATGAATATGGTGCTGCAGGCTTCGTCCAGCTGTACCCCTCCTTCACTTCTGTAGGAATGCAAAGGATTTGGATATTAAATGATTTGTTTGTGGTGGAGCATGCCCGCGGCAAGGGAGTGGGGCAGAAGCTGATTGATCAGGCTGTCGAGCTGTGCCGTGAGACAGGAGCCAAGGCACTGAACCTTGAGACCTCTATAACAAATAAGGGTGCACAAAGGCTGTATGAAATAAATTCTTTCGTTAAAACAGAAGATTGTTTTTTCTATTCGCTAAGGATTTAA
- a CDS encoding low molecular weight protein-tyrosine-phosphatase, whose product MIHVLFVCLGNICRSPMAEAVFRGLVKEEGLESRISVDSAGTGDWHIGKAPHEGTQDILTRNAISFEGMAARQVVKEDLSNFDYIVCMDAENLGNVRRMAGYDQTGHIGRLLDYVEDAEVLDVPDPYFTGNFEEVYGLVRKGCRGLLEEIKVNEKLS is encoded by the coding sequence TTGATACATGTTCTGTTTGTTTGCCTCGGAAACATTTGCCGTTCGCCAATGGCGGAGGCTGTGTTCAGAGGGCTGGTAAAAGAAGAAGGATTGGAAAGCAGAATATCGGTGGACTCAGCCGGTACAGGAGACTGGCATATCGGGAAGGCGCCGCACGAAGGGACACAGGACATCCTGACACGGAATGCCATTTCATTTGAGGGAATGGCAGCAAGACAAGTGGTGAAAGAGGATTTATCCAACTTTGATTACATCGTCTGTATGGATGCCGAAAACCTGGGAAATGTTCGCAGAATGGCGGGATATGATCAAACCGGACATATTGGTCGTTTGCTTGATTATGTAGAGGATGCAGAAGTGCTGGATGTACCTGATCCTTATTTTACTGGGAATTTTGAAGAGGTATACGGCCTTGTCAGAAAAGGCTGCAGGGGATTGCTTGAAGAAATCAAGGTGAACGAGAAACTTTCATAA
- a CDS encoding YtxH domain-containing protein produces the protein MGEKNILLRNVCIGAAAGFVLSMFHKPTREAVIEEARELGEKASYYYHNPSLLSEDLKSKLNDAKDMVQSVSEDLRFVNEKVNELKETTPVVIEAIKDAKERILSSKSD, from the coding sequence ATGGGAGAGAAGAATATACTTTTGCGTAACGTATGTATTGGGGCGGCTGCCGGTTTTGTGCTATCGATGTTTCACAAACCGACAAGGGAAGCCGTAATTGAAGAGGCGAGAGAGCTTGGTGAAAAGGCAAGCTATTACTATCATAACCCTTCCCTTTTATCTGAAGATTTGAAATCAAAATTAAACGATGCAAAAGATATGGTTCAAAGTGTTAGTGAGGATTTGCGTTTTGTGAATGAAAAAGTAAATGAATTGAAAGAAACCACTCCTGTTGTGATTGAAGCCATTAAGGATGCAAAGGAGCGGATTCTTTCAAGTAAATCAGACTAA